One region of Quercus lobata isolate SW786 chromosome 2, ValleyOak3.0 Primary Assembly, whole genome shotgun sequence genomic DNA includes:
- the LOC115963125 gene encoding uncharacterized protein LOC115963125 has product MAIHSQNETLMCKVFPSSLGPVVMRWFNNLKTNSIDSYKQLTQAFCSRFITNSRVPQPLSSLLSLSMHERETLKAYSDRYWEMYNEMDENHDDVAISTFKSGLLTEHGLRKSLTGKPVTSVRQLMDRIDKYKRVEEDQLQGKGKEKIIPPKGNDYRLERYNNNQPRRDFSRQAG; this is encoded by the coding sequence ATGGCTATCCATTCCCAAAATGAGactttgatgtgcaaagtttttCCGTCCAGCCTGGGACCAGtggtgatgagatggttcaacaaCTTGAAGACGAACTCCATAGATTCCTATAAGCAGCTTACCCAAGCTTTTTGCTCTCGCTTTATTACAAACAGCAGAGTCCCTCAACCCCTAAGTTCGTTGTTATCCTTGTCTATGCACGAAAGGGAAACCTTAAAGGCGTATTCtgatagatattgggagatgtataacgaGATGGATGAAAACCACGATGACGTCGCCATCAGCACGTTCAAAAGTGGTCTCCTCACCGAGCACGGCTTAAGGAAATCTTTAACTGGTAAACCCGTCACCAGCGTTCGCCAATTGATGGACAGgattgacaaatacaaaagggtggaagagGACCAGctacaagggaaaggaaaggagaagatcattcCCCCCAAAGGGAATGATTACAGGTTAGAACGATATAACAATAACCAGCCGAGAAGGGATTTTTCGAGACAGGCTGGATAA